In a single window of the Agromyces sp. H17E-10 genome:
- the idi gene encoding isopentenyl-diphosphate Delta-isomerase encodes MTVTLIEEVVLLDADDRPIGRAPKASVHGAATARHLAFSCHVFDDAGRLLVTRRALAKQAWPGVWTNSFCGHPAPAETLIHAIRRRGEFELGLELDDLEPVLPFFHYRAVDASGIVENELCPVYTARTRSTPEPHPNEVMEIAWVEPERLAAAIDGAPWAFSPWLVLQARLLPFLSGSSEPRVLAS; translated from the coding sequence ATGACCGTGACCCTGATCGAAGAGGTCGTGCTGCTCGACGCCGACGACCGCCCCATCGGGCGAGCACCGAAGGCGAGCGTGCACGGAGCCGCCACCGCCCGCCACCTCGCCTTCTCGTGCCACGTGTTCGACGACGCGGGTCGCCTGCTCGTCACCCGCCGAGCGCTCGCGAAGCAGGCGTGGCCCGGAGTCTGGACCAACTCGTTCTGCGGGCACCCGGCACCGGCCGAGACGCTCATCCATGCGATCCGCCGCCGCGGAGAGTTCGAACTCGGGCTCGAACTCGACGACCTCGAGCCGGTGCTGCCGTTCTTCCACTACCGAGCCGTCGACGCCTCGGGCATCGTCGAGAACGAGCTCTGCCCCGTCTACACCGCCCGCACCCGGTCGACGCCCGAGCCGCACCCGAACGAGGTCATGGAGATCGCCTGGGTCGAGCCCGAACGCCTCGCGGCCGCGATCGACGGGGCACCCTGGGCGTTCAGCCCCTGGCTCGTGCTGCAGGCCCGACTGCTGCCGTTCCTCTCCGGTTCCTCCGAGCCGCGGGTGCTCGCCTCATGA
- a CDS encoding polyprenyl synthetase family protein, with protein MIGAVLERPTRLGTADVEAFIDAFFTERATRASSCGDDYLRLWDAARSSSTGGKRLRPELVLAAHAAYAERGAATQRGDAAAVQLAAAFELLHTAFLMHDDVIDHDLERRGAPNVTARFMREALARGVGEPRSREYGEAAAILAGDLLISSAHRIVAGLDAATEVRTALLDVLDECVLLTAAGELADVRQSTASPGPHEIVAMIEQKTAAYSFSGPLRAGALLGGAPAPSVASLGEVGRHLGVAFQLRDDVLGVFGSASLTGKTVTGDLREGKQTLLVAFAREHHGWGAVAGDFGRPDLDEEAAARLRTAIIASGALDRVETMIGERCAEAVAAIEAGGFPETLRDELVATAGRCVERVR; from the coding sequence ATGATCGGCGCGGTCCTCGAGCGGCCCACCCGGCTGGGCACCGCCGACGTCGAGGCGTTCATCGACGCGTTCTTCACCGAGCGTGCGACGCGGGCGTCATCGTGCGGCGACGACTACCTGCGGCTCTGGGATGCCGCGCGCTCGAGCTCGACGGGCGGCAAGCGCCTGCGACCCGAGCTCGTGCTCGCCGCGCATGCCGCCTACGCGGAGCGCGGCGCCGCGACCCAGCGCGGCGACGCCGCGGCGGTGCAGCTCGCCGCCGCGTTCGAGCTCCTGCACACTGCCTTCCTCATGCACGACGACGTGATCGACCACGATCTCGAGCGGCGGGGCGCGCCGAACGTGACGGCCCGCTTCATGCGCGAGGCGCTCGCCCGCGGCGTCGGCGAGCCCCGCTCGCGCGAGTACGGCGAAGCGGCCGCGATCCTCGCCGGCGACCTGCTCATCAGCTCGGCGCACCGCATCGTCGCGGGGCTCGACGCCGCGACGGAGGTGCGCACCGCCCTCCTCGACGTGCTCGACGAGTGCGTGCTGCTGACCGCGGCCGGCGAGCTCGCCGACGTTCGCCAGTCCACCGCGTCGCCGGGCCCGCACGAGATCGTGGCGATGATCGAGCAGAAGACCGCGGCCTACTCGTTCAGCGGGCCGCTGCGGGCGGGCGCGCTCCTCGGCGGCGCACCGGCACCGTCGGTGGCGAGCCTGGGCGAGGTCGGGCGTCACCTGGGGGTCGCGTTCCAGTTGCGCGACGACGTGCTCGGCGTGTTCGGCAGCGCATCGCTCACGGGCAAGACGGTCACCGGCGACCTGCGCGAGGGCAAGCAGACCCTGCTGGTCGCGTTCGCGCGCGAGCACCACGGCTGGGGAGCGGTCGCCGGAGACTTCGGCCGCCCCGACCTCGACGAGGAGGCCGCGGCCCGCCTGCGCACGGCGATCATCGCGAGCGGCGCTCTCGATCGGGTCGAGACGATGATCGGCGAACGCTGCGCCGAGGCCGTCGCCGCGATCGAGGCGGGCGGCTTCCCCGAGACGCTCCGCGACGAGCTCGTCGCGACCGCCGGGCGCTGCGTGGAGCGCGTGCGATGA
- a CDS encoding phytoene/squalene synthase family protein, which produces MTTTGLALYHRTARLGSARVITEYSTSFGLASRLCSRPVRTHVAAVYALVRIADEIVDGPAEEAGLDRGERLAMLDALEAETERAMRCGYSANLVVDAFAQTARATGFGAELTRPFFASMRRDLDPIDFDEAELDAYVYGSAEVVGLMCLRAFSEGLPADAARDARWQRGARHLGAAFQKVNFLRDLADDFGERGRRYLPGVDPAHLTDAQQERVLDDIDRDLAIAGEVIPELPAGCRRAVAAAHALFAELSARLRRTPAEQLVRERVSVPAARKLALLVRAVASPGRGMPRPNAHADAHADASAVAVAREARP; this is translated from the coding sequence ATGACGACGACCGGCCTGGCCCTCTACCACCGCACCGCCCGCCTCGGTTCGGCGCGGGTGATCACCGAGTACTCGACCTCGTTCGGCCTTGCGAGCCGCCTCTGCTCGCGACCGGTGCGCACCCACGTCGCCGCCGTCTACGCGCTCGTGCGCATCGCCGACGAGATCGTCGACGGACCCGCCGAGGAGGCCGGGCTCGACCGGGGCGAGCGCCTCGCGATGCTCGACGCGCTCGAGGCCGAGACCGAGCGTGCGATGCGGTGCGGATACAGCGCGAACCTCGTGGTCGACGCGTTCGCGCAGACGGCGCGCGCCACCGGCTTCGGCGCGGAGCTGACCCGCCCGTTCTTCGCCTCGATGCGCCGCGACCTCGACCCGATCGACTTCGACGAGGCCGAGCTCGACGCCTACGTCTACGGGTCGGCCGAGGTCGTCGGCCTCATGTGCCTGCGCGCGTTCAGCGAGGGCCTGCCCGCCGACGCGGCCCGCGACGCACGGTGGCAGCGCGGTGCGCGACACCTCGGCGCCGCCTTCCAGAAGGTGAACTTCCTGCGCGACCTCGCCGACGACTTCGGCGAGCGCGGTCGCCGCTACCTGCCGGGGGTCGACCCCGCCCACCTCACCGACGCGCAGCAGGAGCGGGTGCTCGACGACATCGATCGCGACCTCGCGATCGCGGGCGAGGTGATCCCCGAGCTCCCGGCGGGGTGCCGACGCGCGGTCGCGGCGGCGCACGCGCTCTTCGCCGAGCTCTCGGCCCGACTCCGGCGCACGCCTGCCGAGCAGCTCGTGCGCGAGCGGGTGAGCGTCCCCGCCGCGAGGAAGCTCGCGCTGCTCGTGCGTGCGGTCGCGTCCCCGGGGCGCGGGATGCCGCGGCCGAACGCGCACGCCGACGCGCACGCCGACGCGAGCGCCGTCGCAGTCGCCCGGGAGGCGCGCCCGTGA
- the crtI gene encoding phytoene desaturase family protein, giving the protein MSRVAVIGAGIAGLATAALLARDGHDVTVYEARDEIGGRAGRWEAEGFRFDTGPSWYLMPEVFEHFFRLMGTTTEEQLELVRLAPGYRVFFEHEPAPLDLHADRDRAAEVFESIEPGAGDELERYLDSAAETARLAVDHFLYDDFSSPSSLVSRPVLRHAGRLTRLLAEPLDRRIARRFRDPRLRQILGYPAVFLGTSPSAAPSLYHLMSHFDLDDGVYYPQGGFSGLIDRVAALAEQAGARVVTGARVTGIVVEDGSARGIRIADPAGGERVAAADLVVSTADLHHTENDLLAPEHRTRSAASWRRADPGPGAVLVMLGVRGRLPQLLHHNLLFTADWHENFARIFGPAPSVPDPASLYVCMPSATDAAVAPAGDENLFVLVPVPADPALGRGGVDGAGDETVERIADAAIAQLGAWAGIDDLAERVVVRRTVGPGDFAVDLNSWRGSALGPAHVLRQSAFLRGRTVSKRVRGLFFAGATTVPGIGLPMCLISAELVAKAVRGARGAGRLPEPAPQGGMVPA; this is encoded by the coding sequence GTGAGCCGCGTCGCCGTGATCGGCGCGGGCATCGCGGGGCTCGCCACCGCCGCGCTCCTCGCGCGCGACGGTCACGACGTGACCGTGTACGAGGCGCGCGACGAGATCGGCGGTCGCGCCGGACGATGGGAGGCCGAGGGCTTCCGCTTCGACACCGGGCCGTCGTGGTACCTCATGCCCGAGGTCTTCGAGCACTTCTTCCGGCTCATGGGCACGACCACCGAGGAGCAGCTCGAGCTCGTGCGGCTCGCGCCCGGGTACCGGGTGTTCTTCGAGCACGAGCCCGCGCCGCTCGACCTCCACGCCGACCGCGACCGCGCAGCGGAGGTCTTCGAATCGATCGAGCCCGGTGCCGGCGACGAGCTCGAGCGGTACCTCGACTCCGCCGCCGAGACCGCACGCCTCGCCGTCGATCACTTCCTCTACGACGACTTCTCCTCCCCGTCGTCGCTCGTCTCGCGCCCCGTGCTGCGCCACGCCGGCCGCCTGACGCGGCTGCTCGCCGAGCCGCTCGACCGTCGCATCGCCCGGCGGTTCCGCGATCCGCGGTTGCGGCAGATCCTGGGCTACCCGGCCGTCTTCCTCGGCACCTCGCCGTCGGCGGCGCCGAGCCTGTACCACCTGATGAGCCACTTCGACCTCGACGACGGCGTGTACTACCCGCAGGGCGGGTTCTCGGGCCTGATCGATCGGGTCGCGGCCCTCGCCGAGCAGGCCGGCGCCCGGGTGGTGACCGGCGCACGGGTCACCGGCATCGTCGTCGAGGACGGCTCGGCACGAGGCATCCGCATCGCCGACCCGGCCGGCGGCGAGCGCGTCGCGGCCGCCGACCTCGTCGTCTCGACCGCCGACCTCCACCACACCGAGAACGACCTGCTCGCACCCGAGCACCGCACCCGGTCGGCGGCGTCGTGGCGACGGGCCGACCCCGGGCCCGGCGCCGTGCTCGTGATGCTCGGCGTGCGCGGGCGGTTGCCGCAGCTCCTCCACCACAACCTCCTGTTCACCGCCGACTGGCACGAGAACTTCGCGCGCATCTTCGGCCCCGCCCCATCGGTGCCCGACCCGGCGTCGCTCTACGTCTGCATGCCGAGCGCGACCGATGCCGCGGTCGCCCCCGCGGGCGACGAGAACCTGTTCGTGCTCGTGCCCGTGCCCGCCGACCCCGCGCTCGGCCGAGGCGGCGTCGACGGCGCGGGCGACGAGACCGTCGAGCGGATCGCCGACGCCGCGATCGCCCAGCTCGGCGCCTGGGCGGGCATCGACGACCTGGCCGAGCGCGTCGTGGTGCGGCGCACCGTCGGCCCGGGCGACTTCGCCGTCGACCTCAACTCGTGGCGGGGTTCGGCGCTCGGCCCGGCCCACGTGCTGCGGCAGAGCGCGTTCCTGCGCGGTCGCACGGTGTCGAAACGGGTGCGCGGGCTGTTCTTCGCCGGCGCCACGACCGTCCCCGGCATCGGACTGCCGATGTGCCTCATCAGTGCCGAGCTCGTGGCGAAGGCGGTACGCGGCGCACGCGGCGCGGGGCGGCTGCCCGAGCCCGCACCGCAGGGCGGGATGGTGCCGGCATGA
- a CDS encoding lycopene cyclase domain-containing protein produces the protein MSFAYLAVLGASIACMVLVDVRLRLVFAVPGGARRAAVLVATGVAFFLLWDLAGIALGIFHRAENPVSTGLLLAPELPVEEIVFLAFLTYLTLVVYAAMRRIASARAHTASVQEHLAATREDGR, from the coding sequence ATGAGCTTCGCCTACCTCGCCGTGCTCGGCGCGAGCATCGCCTGCATGGTGCTCGTCGACGTGCGGTTGCGCCTCGTCTTCGCCGTGCCGGGCGGCGCGCGGCGGGCGGCGGTGCTCGTCGCCACCGGGGTTGCGTTCTTCCTCCTGTGGGACCTCGCGGGCATCGCACTCGGGATCTTCCATCGTGCTGAGAACCCTGTGAGCACCGGCCTGCTGCTCGCCCCCGAGCTGCCGGTCGAGGAGATCGTGTTCCTCGCGTTCCTGACGTACCTCACGCTCGTGGTCTACGCAGCGATGCGTCGCATCGCGTCGGCGCGGGCGCACACGGCGTCGGTGCAGGAGCACCTCGCCGCCACGAGGGAGGACGGCCGGTGA
- a CDS encoding lycopene cyclase domain-containing protein yields MTYLLLSAVFMTVAVVVALIGARRAPRWHWGAVGATAGILVVLTVVFDSIMIAAGLFDYGAAHIWGVRIWLAPVEDLAYPIAGVLLLSGLWNLLGGPRREH; encoded by the coding sequence GTGACCTACCTCCTGCTCTCCGCGGTCTTCATGACCGTGGCGGTCGTCGTCGCCCTCATCGGGGCGCGGCGTGCACCCCGGTGGCACTGGGGCGCGGTGGGCGCGACCGCCGGCATCCTCGTCGTGCTGACCGTCGTCTTCGACTCGATCATGATCGCGGCCGGGCTCTTCGACTACGGCGCGGCGCACATCTGGGGCGTGCGCATCTGGCTCGCCCCGGTCGAGGACCTCGCCTACCCGATCGCCGGGGTCCTGCTGCTCAGCGGGCTCTGGAACCTCCTCGGAGGGCCGCGTCGTGAGCACTGA
- a CDS encoding prenyltransferase gives MSTDVRRRGAIGDLITASRPLSWVNTAYPFAAAYLLTTREIDAALIVGTLFFLVPYNLAMYGINDVFDYASDAANPRKGGAEGALLVPARHRLTIVAAIVACLPFVAVLVLLGSPAASAVLAVCLFAVAAYSVPGLRFKEVPGLDSITSSVHFVGPAVYGLVLAGASFTPPLIALLLAFLAWGVASHAFGAVQDVVPDRAGGIASIATAMGARRTVRFAIALWAVAGALMLVTSWPGPLAAVLVVPYIVAAAPFVDVTDASSGRANAGWKRFLAINYAVGFAVTMLLIWYAAITG, from the coding sequence GTGAGCACTGACGTACGCCGACGCGGCGCGATCGGCGACCTGATCACGGCGTCGCGGCCGCTGAGCTGGGTGAACACCGCATACCCGTTCGCGGCCGCGTACCTGCTCACCACCCGCGAGATCGACGCAGCCCTCATCGTGGGCACGCTCTTCTTCCTCGTGCCGTACAACCTCGCGATGTACGGCATCAACGACGTCTTCGACTACGCCTCGGATGCCGCGAACCCGCGCAAGGGCGGGGCCGAGGGCGCACTCCTCGTGCCTGCCCGCCACCGGCTGACGATCGTCGCTGCGATCGTCGCCTGCCTGCCGTTCGTCGCCGTGCTCGTGCTCCTCGGGTCTCCGGCGGCGTCGGCCGTGCTCGCCGTCTGCCTCTTCGCGGTCGCGGCGTACTCGGTGCCGGGGCTCCGTTTCAAGGAGGTGCCGGGCCTCGACTCGATCACCTCGAGCGTGCACTTCGTCGGGCCGGCCGTCTACGGGCTCGTGCTGGCCGGGGCGTCGTTCACGCCGCCGCTCATCGCCCTGCTGCTCGCCTTCCTCGCGTGGGGCGTCGCAAGCCACGCCTTCGGCGCCGTGCAAGACGTCGTGCCCGACCGCGCCGGGGGCATCGCCTCGATCGCCACCGCCATGGGCGCGCGCCGCACCGTGCGGTTCGCGATCGCGCTCTGGGCCGTCGCGGGAGCGCTCATGCTCGTGACCTCGTGGCCGGGCCCGCTCGCGGCGGTGCTCGTCGTGCCCTACATCGTCGCGGCGGCACCGTTCGTCGACGTCACCGACGCGAGCTCGGGCCGCGCGAACGCGGGGTGGAAGCGGTTCCTCGCGATCAACTACGCGGTCGGCTTCGCCGTGACGATGCTGCTGATCTGGTACGCGGCGATCACGGGGTGA
- a CDS encoding GntR family transcriptional regulator, which produces MSTSSADTAVERVADAIRSEILSGAIALGSPLREEAQAERHGVSRHTVRSAFQRLVAERLAEAEPYRGVRVVSFDGDEIRALQQLRAALEGEAVRIVAERYGQTWPAEVLAPAEEVLDRLRGLRSERSERLETEVGLEASPSPSPQPAVDWLEVERLHADFHRAIVAASASPRIIETHDALGSELLLFLLHVRPHYTLESIIVEHRELLDAVQVRGPEAMREHLVHSTELLLGEAEAEAEADAAADTVGDTATDVTP; this is translated from the coding sequence GTGTCGACGTCGAGCGCGGACACCGCCGTCGAGCGGGTGGCCGATGCGATCCGCTCCGAGATCCTGAGCGGGGCGATCGCCCTCGGATCGCCGTTGCGCGAGGAGGCCCAGGCCGAGCGCCACGGGGTGTCGCGGCACACGGTGCGCTCCGCGTTCCAGCGGCTCGTGGCCGAGCGGCTCGCCGAGGCCGAGCCCTACCGCGGCGTGCGTGTCGTGAGCTTCGACGGCGACGAGATCCGGGCGCTGCAGCAGTTGCGCGCCGCGCTCGAGGGCGAAGCGGTGCGCATCGTCGCCGAGCGGTACGGCCAGACCTGGCCGGCCGAGGTGCTCGCGCCCGCCGAGGAGGTACTCGATCGGCTCCGCGGGTTGAGGAGCGAGCGCAGCGAGCGTCTCGAAACCGAGGTGGGTCTCGAGGCGTCCCCTTCGCCGTCCCCGCAACCTGCTGTCGACTGGCTGGAGGTCGAGCGGCTCCACGCCGACTTCCACCGGGCGATCGTCGCCGCGTCGGCCAGCCCGCGCATCATCGAGACGCACGACGCGCTCGGCAGCGAGCTGCTGCTGTTCCTGCTGCACGTGCGGCCGCACTACACGCTCGAGTCGATCATCGTCGAGCATCGCGAGCTGCTCGACGCGGTGCAGGTGCGCGGCCCCGAGGCGATGCGGGAGCACCTCGTGCACTCGACCGAGCTGTTGCTCGGCGAGGCCGAAGCCGAGGCCGAGGCCGACGCTGCTGCCGATACCGTCGGCGACACCGCCACCGACGTCACCCCGTGA
- a CDS encoding phage holin family protein has protein sequence MAAPTNDDRSLFTLIGELPDTISNLVRAEIDQIKAEVTYKVKHFGIGSGFFVVALIVLPFLIFTLLAAAIFALALVMPAWAAALVVSGVLVLIIAVLVWIGIVNFQRGSEPLESVESLKADLDALKGTGDYDRRY, from the coding sequence ATGGCCGCACCGACGAACGACGACCGCTCGCTGTTCACGCTGATCGGCGAACTGCCCGACACGATCTCGAACCTCGTGCGTGCCGAGATCGACCAGATCAAGGCCGAGGTCACCTACAAGGTCAAGCACTTCGGCATCGGTTCGGGGTTCTTCGTGGTGGCGCTCATCGTGCTGCCGTTCCTGATCTTCACCCTGCTCGCCGCGGCGATCTTCGCCCTCGCGCTCGTGATGCCGGCCTGGGCGGCCGCGCTCGTCGTGTCGGGCGTGCTCGTGCTGATCATCGCCGTGCTCGTGTGGATCGGCATCGTGAACTTCCAGCGGGGGTCCGAGCCCCTCGAATCGGTCGAGAGCCTCAAGGCCGACCTCGACGCCCTGAAGGGAACGGGTGACTATGACCGCCGCTACTGA
- a CDS encoding GNAT family N-acetyltransferase, which produces MTRRTARLLLDETVEADLEPLHEIYGDPRTWEHLPSGRHASIDDTQAVLDRWLADWRDAGFGAWTVRTLADPATVIGHGGCAIRGATTPTGSFWNLGYRFRPEAHGHGYATELSLTAIDEARARRPELPVVAYLLEHNLASARVAEKVGLELRHRAPDAGNPDPAAIRLVYADRALTDAQLAATLA; this is translated from the coding sequence ATGACCCGACGCACCGCCCGCCTGCTGCTCGACGAGACGGTCGAGGCCGACCTCGAGCCGCTGCACGAGATCTACGGCGACCCGCGCACATGGGAGCACCTGCCGTCGGGGCGGCACGCCTCGATCGACGACACGCAGGCGGTGCTCGACCGCTGGCTCGCCGACTGGCGCGATGCCGGGTTCGGCGCCTGGACGGTGCGCACACTCGCCGATCCGGCGACGGTCATCGGTCACGGCGGGTGCGCGATCCGCGGCGCCACGACGCCCACGGGCTCGTTCTGGAACCTCGGGTACCGCTTCCGGCCCGAAGCGCACGGGCACGGCTACGCCACCGAGCTCTCGCTGACCGCGATCGACGAGGCCCGCGCGCGCCGGCCCGAGCTGCCCGTCGTCGCCTACCTGCTCGAGCACAACCTCGCGTCGGCGCGCGTCGCCGAGAAGGTCGGCCTCGAGCTGCGGCATCGGGCGCCCGACGCCGGCAACCCCGACCCCGCGGCGATCAGGCTCGTCTACGCCGACCGCGCGCTCACCGATGCGCAGCTCGCGGCGACGCTCGCCTGA